In Pseudomonadota bacterium, the DNA window GGATCAGTTGGCTTTAGAGAGACAGATTGGGATGCGTATAAAACAAACTTACCATTATTCTCTCCATAACTTGTAAAATTGAATTGATGTGGAACAGTCTCAAACCAGTCTTCCATATTATCGGATGCAGCTCTGACGGATTTCGGATCAGACACGGCATTAAGTTCATTGATATCACTCTGATTAATAACCGTCCCCTTTTCTGTTGAAGATGGTTGGCCTGTACCTCCCTGTATCTCTTCTGCAAATGAAGAAACAGAAAAAATTGATACAAACAAATAAAGAACCAACCAGCCACAAGAAAATATCTTTGTTTTCATTAATAGATCTCCTTTAGAAAATATATTTATGGATTTTTACCAAGATACAGATTTGTTACTTCCTCTTTTACCTATTACAGTTTCCCCCTCCCAAAAGGCCAACCCTGTATTAATGTCAGTGAGAGACAACTGAAAATAGTATTCAACCTGCTGAGTACCTCTATCAACTCTTATATTTCTTTGGATTATTTTTCCGGAAAGGCTCAACTCAGGGGCTACCATTTGACCTTTACTAGCTATGGTATTTTGGTTGAATTCTTCTGATTTTCTTAATGCTCTTGCCTGCATAGCGAGGTTGTCTTCCGCGCCATTAGCCCCAACAGCCGTTGTAACCACAACCTTACCGCTCTGTAAAAGTTCCACTCGAATTTTCTTGATTAGTTGGTCAGTATCAATACGCTGCATAGTATCATTTACTATACGCGATATCGCCAGCACATATCGTCCTCCATCAGGCTTGTTGACAGCACCTGATTGTAATAATGAACTGA includes these proteins:
- the lpoB gene encoding penicillin-binding protein activator LpoB, with product MSSRVSFSFFKLIGVVLLLFLISACATTTKNIDMSNDREKAVMGLDYRDFQKAASEAISSLLQSGAVNKPDGGRYVLAISRIVNDTMQRIDTDQLIKKIRVELLQSGKVVVTTAVGANGAEDNLAMQARALRKSEEFNQNTIASKGQMVAPELSLSGKIIQRNIRVDRGTQQVEYYFQLSLTDINTGLAFWEGETVIGKRGSNKSVSW